A DNA window from Etheostoma spectabile isolate EspeVRDwgs_2016 chromosome 22, UIUC_Espe_1.0, whole genome shotgun sequence contains the following coding sequences:
- the rbm33a gene encoding RNA-binding protein 33 isoform X2, whose amino-acid sequence MSANAQDYDFDEYDKPGAERLRRRRGEDDDLESDLEEGLLEEDWLSGKKNPSEVSDEELNDDLLQSDEEDVNISGQDVSLNATYSMGTSYDQQGNMQEADYTGDVVNLGEDGDLDEEGYQQEGEEEYTQEYSQDSNAEMPEDQMDYTGELAEGDDGYQDEVLDIQINEPIDNEFQDSEYQTYDDDDDDDHPGKHGVQQEEVPEEQREVGGEEKQEEEEEDPADGSQVFDTAEVENKGVPEEETKEESDEEDEEDEESGRIRFKSERKEGFVVRLADAGSNRRIIPETLELSEKAKHDLMAFEEQERQKKQNRYGGRGMRGGMRGGRGRGGFPPFGMVDFRGGNRGRMIGQRLPLMGNMGMQPSLRMTLPHEQQLHSHQHHPSHPRGPPPFQDHGRPLAQQPLQPLIPPHMAHRSPPLRPQMEPPPRMMSSPPPNFPQHHQQQPPQPKNIHINPHFRGPTASSVQVPLMPPAQSQPRPAVGPQRFPGPGDFQQHMSGNFGQPQRPPHHMEPFRNQPPQGPQDREPLFMGERTESTRFPGQHMFEHQGPGPLMNSPHNIHHQQHQQQQHQQLPGQGHMGFGPPGPPFNQSGQGPLGLFPREPPRPNLPPHQGHQGMVGLNQQGGPPNQPRPFMDPRQPFGQQGNLFPPPQVQFGMQVRLRGLMHGPPVSQLQHHNLLPSHQPMQQQHHRQELPHQQQHLNVNEPRPMMHHGQNLFHQQHAHGSPRQMTPRPQNSQQRNMSNRQRMNTPVSKQMQQRNSNLRELPVAPGNTNMNSARPAANVRAVAKATQGVRPGQNTQLVPGGGRGRGQVAAKIESQPGGAGRTVVRKEIPSTLSSTAPQDPDEDEETRQYRLKIEEQKRLREEILKRKEMRRQMQAGVRKKELLDRLNAQTPSQVPAPLQTHPSQQNQQIPHPVQQPQQQQILQPQQQRQLPQRTQSLNQSFKNSNQATPIPPNSTPQTPTPRPNVKTRLQMVKGSAQQQQTPGPIPDQQWKPPQQNQQQLQQQRRNSAVQNINMPGVQIKANQVPQKIIPVIPSVGTGQAQAATQGPIPGTKRTVMQRAKNSGLEDQQVPTKVRVVKLSGASGKGPVAAGGPLQQQGTWSATPLNQAVQRKVTMTAQQQQGPGGTPQAGRGVMGNQQQNRVVVSGRGRGRGGSQMGRGRPMSTRQSQKGAESERCTVSIKGLSSSTTDVQLQNLLMSIGPIEMFKMMPQQRKAIATFSSPQHAASFQMSFHRHMIDLSHIDVSLIDG is encoded by the exons ATGTCAGCCAACGCTCAGG ATTATGACTTCGATGAATATGACAAACCTGGTGCTGAGCGGTTACGCAGAAGGAGAGGTGAAGATGATGATCTAGAGAG TGATTTGGAAGAGGGCTTGTTGGAGGAGGATTGGCTGTCTGGTAAAAAG aaTCCCTCAGAAGTGTCCGATGAAGAGCTGAATGATGACCTTCTACAAAGTGACGAAGAAGATGTAAATATAAG tgGTCAGGATGTGAGCCTCAATGCCACATACAGCATGGGCACATCCTATGACCAGCAGGGCAACATGCAGGAAGCAGACTACACAGGTGATGTTGTGAACCTGGGTGAAGATGGTGATTTAGACGAGGAGGGTTACCAGCAAGAGGGGGAAGAGGAGTACACGCAGGAATACAGCCAAGACAGCAATGCAGAGATGCCTGAAGACCAAATGGATTACACTGGAGAGCTAGCTGAGGGTGACGATGGCTACCAGGATGAAGTGCTAGACATCCAAATCAATGAGCCCATAGATAATGAATTTCAA GATAGTGAATACCAAAcctatgatgatgatgatgatgatgatcatccGGGTAAACATGGAGTCCAACAGGAGGAGGTCCcagaggagcagagggaggTAGGGGGAGAAGAGaagcaggaagaggaggaggaagacccGGCCGACGGCTCTCAGGTCTTTGACACAGCGGAG GTTGAAAATAAAGGTGTGCCTGAAGAAGAGACGAAGGAGGAATCGGacgaggaggatgaagaagatgaagagtCTGGTCGCATAAGGTTTAAATCTGAGAGAAAGGAAGGGTTTGTTGTGCGGTTGGCTGATGCAGGCAGTAACAGGAGGATTATCCCTGAAACACTAG AACTGTCAGAAAAGGCTAAGCACGATCTGATGGCGTTTGAAGAACAAGAAcggcaaaagaaacaaaaccgATATGGAGGCCGAGGTATGAGAGGAGGAATgcgaggaggcagaggaagaggaggcttcCCACCATTTGGAATGGTAGATTTTAGAGGAGGAAACAGAGGAAGAATGATTGGCCAGAGGCTCCCCCTGATGGGAAACATGGGCATGCAG CCATCTCTCCGAATGACCCTTCCTCATGAGCAGCAACTGCACTCTCACCAGCACCACCCTTCCCATCCAAGAGGACCTCCTCCCTTTCAAGACCATGGGCGCCCACTGGCCCAGCAGCCCCTTCAGCCCCTCATCCCCCCACACATGGCTCACCGCTCCCCGCCGTTGCGGCCTCAGATGGAGCCACCACCACGAATGATGAGCTCCCCACCACCTAATTTCCCCCAACATCACCAACAGCAGCCTCCACAGCCCAAAAACATCCACATTAACCCCCATTTCAGAGGGCCCACAGCATCCTCTGTACAAG TGCCCTTGATGCCTCCTGCTCAGAGCCAGCCCAGACCTGCTGTGGGTCCTCAGAGGTTCCCT GGACCAGGAGACTTCCAGCAGCACATGTCTGGTAATTTTGGTCAGCCCCAGCGGCCCCCTCATCACATGGAACCCTTTAGGAACCAGCCACCTCAAGGCCCCCAAGACAGAGAGCCCCTCTTTATGGGAG AACGCACAGAGTCAACACGGTTTCCAGGGCAGCACATGTTTGAACACCAGGGCCCCGGTCCTCTGATGAACAGCCCCCACAACATCCACcaccagcagcaccagcagcagcagcaccagcagcTGCCCGGCCAGGGTCACATGGGCTTCGGCCCACCCGGACCACCCTTTAACCAGTCAGGCCAGGGTCCGCTAGGACTTTTTCCGAGAGAACCCCCAAGGCCCAACCTCCCTCCACACCAAGGTCATCAGGGGATGGTCGGCTTGAATCAACAAGGTGGCCCCCCCAACCAGCCCAGACCCTTCATGGACCCTCGTCAGCCTTTTGGACAGCAGGGGAACCTTTTCCCCCCTCCACAAGTCCAGTTTGGGATGCAGGTACGACTAAGA GGCTTAATGCATGGGCCTCCTGTCTCCCAGCTTCAGCATCACAACCTCTTGCCATCCCATCAGCCAATGCAGCAACAACATCATAGGCAGGAGTTACCCCATCAGCAGCAACATCTAAATGTCAATGAGCCCCGTCCTATGATGCACCATGGCCAGAATCTCTTCCATCAACAGCATGCTCATGGTAGCCCCAGGCAGATGACCCCCCGCCCTCAGAACTCACAACAGCGCAACATGTCCAACAGGCAGAGGATG AACACACCTGTCTCCAAACAAATGCAGCAGCGCAACAGCAACCTGCGGGAGCTCCCTGTAGCACCTGGCAACACAAACATGAACAGTGCCCGCCCCGCTGCCAACGTTAGGGCTGTTGCAAAGGCAACGCAGGGGGTGCGTCCTGGGCAGAACACTCAGCTGGTGCCTGGTGGTGGCAGAGGAAGAGGTCAAGTTGCTGCCAAGATCGAATCACAGCCTGGGGGAGCAGGCAGGACAGTGGTTCGCAAGGAAATCCCAAGCACACTGTCCAGCACGGCACCACAG GACCCTGATGAGGATGAGGAGACACGGCAGTACCGTCTGAAGATTGAAGAACAGAAGCGTCTGAGAGAGGAGATCCTGAAGAGAAAGGAGATGCGACGGCAGATGCAGGCTGGAGTTAGAAAGAAGGAGCTGCTGGACAGGCTCAATGCCCAGACTCCTAGCCAAGTCCCAGCTCCTTTACAGACTCATCCCtcacaacaaaatcaacaaataccACACCCTGTACAACAGCCGCAGCAGCAACAAATACTACAGCCTCAACAGCAAAGACAGTTGCCTCAGAGAACCCAATCATTAAATCAATCATTTAAGAATTCTAACCAAGCCACCCCCATCCCTCCCAACAGTACTCCTCAGACCCCTACACCACGTCCCAATGTCAAGACACGCCTGCAGATGGTAAAAGGTAGTGCCCAGCAGCAACAGACCCCTGGGCCTATTCCAGACCAGCAATGGAAACCGCCACAACAAAATCAGCAGCAACTGCAACAACAGCGAAGAAACAGTGCTGTGCAGAACATTAACATGCCTGGTGTTCAGATCAAGGCCAATCAGGTCCCCCAAAAGATAATACCTGTAATTCCTTCTGTGGGCACTGGCCAGGCTCAGGCTGCAACTCAAGGACCTATACCTGGGACTAAAAGAACTGTAATGCAGCGGGCCAAGAATTCTGGTCTCGAAGACCAGCAGGTGCCAACAAAAGTCAGAGTTGTCAAACTTTCAGGAGCG AGTGGAAAGGGGCCAGTGGCAGCCGGCGGCCCATTGCAACAACAAGGCACCTGGTCAGCAACCCCGCTCAACCAGGCTGTGCAAAGAAAGGTTACCATGACAGCGCAGCAGCAACAGGGACCAGGCGGAACACCACAGGCTGGCCGAGGGGTTATGGGCAACCAACAGCAAAACAGG GTTGTCGTTTCGGGACGGGGACGAGGTAGAGGGGGTAGTCAGATGGGTCGAGGTCGTCCAATGTCCACCAGACAGagccaaaaaggagcagagagcGAACGCTGCACTGTGTCCATAAAGGGCCTCTCCTCATCCACAACTGATGTTCAACTGCAGAATCTTCTCATGTCCATCGGCCCGATAGAG ATGTTCAAAATGATGCCCCAGCAGAGAAAAGCAATCGCCACATTTTCCAGTCCCCAGCATGCAGCAAGTTTTCAAATGAGCTTCCATAG GCACATGATTGATTTATCCCACATTGATGTGTCGCTGATTGATGGATGA
- the rbm33a gene encoding RNA-binding protein 33 isoform X3 codes for MSANAQDYDFDEYDKPGAERLRRRRGEDDDLESDLEEGLLEEDWLSGKKNPSEVSDEELNDDLLQSDEEDVNISGQDVSLNATYSMGTSYDQQGNMQEADYTGDVVNLGEDGDLDEEGYQQEGEEEYTQEYSQDSNAEMPEDQMDYTGELAEGDDGYQDEVLDIQINEPIDNEFQDSEYQTYDDDDDDDHPGKHGVQQEEVPEEQREVGGEEKQEEEEEDPADGSQVFDTAEVENKGVPEEETKEESDEEDEEDEESGRIRFKSERKEGFVVRLADAGSNRRIIPETLELSEKAKHDLMAFEEQERQKKQNRYGGRGMRGGMRGGRGRGGFPPFGMVDFRGGNRGRMIGQRLPLMGNMGMQQPSLRMTLPHEQQLHSHQHHPSHPRGPPPFQDHGRPLAQQPLQPLIPPHMAHRSPPLRPQMEPPPRMMSSPPPNFPQHHQQQPPQPKNIHINPHFRGPTASSVQVPLMPPAQSQPRPAVGPQRFPGPGDFQQHMSGNFGQPQRPPHHMEPFRNQPPQGPQDREPLFMGERTESTRFPGQHMFEHQGPGPLMNSPHNIHHQQHQQQQHQQLPGQGHMGFGPPGPPFNQSGQGPLGLFPREPPRPNLPPHQGHQGMVGLNQQGGPPNQPRPFMDPRQPFGQQGNLFPPPQVQFGMQGLMHGPPVSQLQHHNLLPSHQPMQQQHHRQELPHQQQHLNVNEPRPMMHHGQNLFHQQHAHGSPRQMTPRPQNSQQRNMSNRQRMNTPVSKQMQQRNSNLRELPVAPGNTNMNSARPAANVRAVAKATQGVRPGQNTQLVPGGGRGRGQVAAKIESQPGGAGRTVVRKEIPSTLSSTAPQDPDEDEETRQYRLKIEEQKRLREEILKRKEMRRQMQAGVRKKELLDRLNAQTPSQVPAPLQTHPSQQNQQIPHPVQQPQQQQILQPQQQRQLPQRTQSLNQSFKNSNQATPIPPNSTPQTPTPRPNVKTRLQMVKGSAQQQQTPGPIPDQQWKPPQQNQQQLQQQRRNSAVQNINMPGVQIKANQVPQKIIPVIPSVGTGQAQAATQGPIPGTKRTVMQRAKNSGLEDQQVPTKVRVVKLSGASGKGPVAAGGPLQQQGTWSATPLNQAVQRKVTMTAQQQQGPGGTPQAGRGVMGNQQQNRVVVSGRGRGRGGSQMGRGRPMSTRQSQKGAESERCTVSIKGLSSSTTDVQLQNLLMSIGPIEMFKMMPQQRKAIATFSSPQHAASFQMSFHRHMIDLSHIDVSLIDG; via the exons ATGTCAGCCAACGCTCAGG ATTATGACTTCGATGAATATGACAAACCTGGTGCTGAGCGGTTACGCAGAAGGAGAGGTGAAGATGATGATCTAGAGAG TGATTTGGAAGAGGGCTTGTTGGAGGAGGATTGGCTGTCTGGTAAAAAG aaTCCCTCAGAAGTGTCCGATGAAGAGCTGAATGATGACCTTCTACAAAGTGACGAAGAAGATGTAAATATAAG tgGTCAGGATGTGAGCCTCAATGCCACATACAGCATGGGCACATCCTATGACCAGCAGGGCAACATGCAGGAAGCAGACTACACAGGTGATGTTGTGAACCTGGGTGAAGATGGTGATTTAGACGAGGAGGGTTACCAGCAAGAGGGGGAAGAGGAGTACACGCAGGAATACAGCCAAGACAGCAATGCAGAGATGCCTGAAGACCAAATGGATTACACTGGAGAGCTAGCTGAGGGTGACGATGGCTACCAGGATGAAGTGCTAGACATCCAAATCAATGAGCCCATAGATAATGAATTTCAA GATAGTGAATACCAAAcctatgatgatgatgatgatgatgatcatccGGGTAAACATGGAGTCCAACAGGAGGAGGTCCcagaggagcagagggaggTAGGGGGAGAAGAGaagcaggaagaggaggaggaagacccGGCCGACGGCTCTCAGGTCTTTGACACAGCGGAG GTTGAAAATAAAGGTGTGCCTGAAGAAGAGACGAAGGAGGAATCGGacgaggaggatgaagaagatgaagagtCTGGTCGCATAAGGTTTAAATCTGAGAGAAAGGAAGGGTTTGTTGTGCGGTTGGCTGATGCAGGCAGTAACAGGAGGATTATCCCTGAAACACTAG AACTGTCAGAAAAGGCTAAGCACGATCTGATGGCGTTTGAAGAACAAGAAcggcaaaagaaacaaaaccgATATGGAGGCCGAGGTATGAGAGGAGGAATgcgaggaggcagaggaagaggaggcttcCCACCATTTGGAATGGTAGATTTTAGAGGAGGAAACAGAGGAAGAATGATTGGCCAGAGGCTCCCCCTGATGGGAAACATGGGCATGCAG CAGCCATCTCTCCGAATGACCCTTCCTCATGAGCAGCAACTGCACTCTCACCAGCACCACCCTTCCCATCCAAGAGGACCTCCTCCCTTTCAAGACCATGGGCGCCCACTGGCCCAGCAGCCCCTTCAGCCCCTCATCCCCCCACACATGGCTCACCGCTCCCCGCCGTTGCGGCCTCAGATGGAGCCACCACCACGAATGATGAGCTCCCCACCACCTAATTTCCCCCAACATCACCAACAGCAGCCTCCACAGCCCAAAAACATCCACATTAACCCCCATTTCAGAGGGCCCACAGCATCCTCTGTACAAG TGCCCTTGATGCCTCCTGCTCAGAGCCAGCCCAGACCTGCTGTGGGTCCTCAGAGGTTCCCT GGACCAGGAGACTTCCAGCAGCACATGTCTGGTAATTTTGGTCAGCCCCAGCGGCCCCCTCATCACATGGAACCCTTTAGGAACCAGCCACCTCAAGGCCCCCAAGACAGAGAGCCCCTCTTTATGGGAG AACGCACAGAGTCAACACGGTTTCCAGGGCAGCACATGTTTGAACACCAGGGCCCCGGTCCTCTGATGAACAGCCCCCACAACATCCACcaccagcagcaccagcagcagcagcaccagcagcTGCCCGGCCAGGGTCACATGGGCTTCGGCCCACCCGGACCACCCTTTAACCAGTCAGGCCAGGGTCCGCTAGGACTTTTTCCGAGAGAACCCCCAAGGCCCAACCTCCCTCCACACCAAGGTCATCAGGGGATGGTCGGCTTGAATCAACAAGGTGGCCCCCCCAACCAGCCCAGACCCTTCATGGACCCTCGTCAGCCTTTTGGACAGCAGGGGAACCTTTTCCCCCCTCCACAAGTCCAGTTTGGGATGCAG GGCTTAATGCATGGGCCTCCTGTCTCCCAGCTTCAGCATCACAACCTCTTGCCATCCCATCAGCCAATGCAGCAACAACATCATAGGCAGGAGTTACCCCATCAGCAGCAACATCTAAATGTCAATGAGCCCCGTCCTATGATGCACCATGGCCAGAATCTCTTCCATCAACAGCATGCTCATGGTAGCCCCAGGCAGATGACCCCCCGCCCTCAGAACTCACAACAGCGCAACATGTCCAACAGGCAGAGGATG AACACACCTGTCTCCAAACAAATGCAGCAGCGCAACAGCAACCTGCGGGAGCTCCCTGTAGCACCTGGCAACACAAACATGAACAGTGCCCGCCCCGCTGCCAACGTTAGGGCTGTTGCAAAGGCAACGCAGGGGGTGCGTCCTGGGCAGAACACTCAGCTGGTGCCTGGTGGTGGCAGAGGAAGAGGTCAAGTTGCTGCCAAGATCGAATCACAGCCTGGGGGAGCAGGCAGGACAGTGGTTCGCAAGGAAATCCCAAGCACACTGTCCAGCACGGCACCACAG GACCCTGATGAGGATGAGGAGACACGGCAGTACCGTCTGAAGATTGAAGAACAGAAGCGTCTGAGAGAGGAGATCCTGAAGAGAAAGGAGATGCGACGGCAGATGCAGGCTGGAGTTAGAAAGAAGGAGCTGCTGGACAGGCTCAATGCCCAGACTCCTAGCCAAGTCCCAGCTCCTTTACAGACTCATCCCtcacaacaaaatcaacaaataccACACCCTGTACAACAGCCGCAGCAGCAACAAATACTACAGCCTCAACAGCAAAGACAGTTGCCTCAGAGAACCCAATCATTAAATCAATCATTTAAGAATTCTAACCAAGCCACCCCCATCCCTCCCAACAGTACTCCTCAGACCCCTACACCACGTCCCAATGTCAAGACACGCCTGCAGATGGTAAAAGGTAGTGCCCAGCAGCAACAGACCCCTGGGCCTATTCCAGACCAGCAATGGAAACCGCCACAACAAAATCAGCAGCAACTGCAACAACAGCGAAGAAACAGTGCTGTGCAGAACATTAACATGCCTGGTGTTCAGATCAAGGCCAATCAGGTCCCCCAAAAGATAATACCTGTAATTCCTTCTGTGGGCACTGGCCAGGCTCAGGCTGCAACTCAAGGACCTATACCTGGGACTAAAAGAACTGTAATGCAGCGGGCCAAGAATTCTGGTCTCGAAGACCAGCAGGTGCCAACAAAAGTCAGAGTTGTCAAACTTTCAGGAGCG AGTGGAAAGGGGCCAGTGGCAGCCGGCGGCCCATTGCAACAACAAGGCACCTGGTCAGCAACCCCGCTCAACCAGGCTGTGCAAAGAAAGGTTACCATGACAGCGCAGCAGCAACAGGGACCAGGCGGAACACCACAGGCTGGCCGAGGGGTTATGGGCAACCAACAGCAAAACAGG GTTGTCGTTTCGGGACGGGGACGAGGTAGAGGGGGTAGTCAGATGGGTCGAGGTCGTCCAATGTCCACCAGACAGagccaaaaaggagcagagagcGAACGCTGCACTGTGTCCATAAAGGGCCTCTCCTCATCCACAACTGATGTTCAACTGCAGAATCTTCTCATGTCCATCGGCCCGATAGAG ATGTTCAAAATGATGCCCCAGCAGAGAAAAGCAATCGCCACATTTTCCAGTCCCCAGCATGCAGCAAGTTTTCAAATGAGCTTCCATAG GCACATGATTGATTTATCCCACATTGATGTGTCGCTGATTGATGGATGA